The sequence below is a genomic window from Citricoccus muralis.
TGCTCTGGCTCGGCAGCCGACGGCGGCCCAGGCTGGCTCCACCTCATCGTGCTATGGGCATGCTGGAACGCGCTCAAGTTCATCATCATGGGACCCGTGAGCGTCGCTCTGCTCATCCGTGCGCGCCTGCGCGAAGCTGCGGTCCGCCGTCACCAGCGCCACGACTCGCGCGTCGAGGCGAGCCTGCGTGAGCCAGCCCTTCGTGTCTAGGGTCAACCGCCCACGGCTGTGGGTGCCGTGATGCGAGAACCAGAGCGTCCGCCAGGCCGGATCACGACGCCGTGCGAAGCGAGCGCTCGCCGGACAGCCTGAGGCCCCGCCCCAACCTTCACGCCGACCTCTACCAGCGTCAACCCGCTGAGGTAGAGGTCGGCTGCTTCGTGGATGCGGGAGGGATCGAACCGTCCACGGCGGATCGTTACCTCCCGCCGGGTGAGGTGGGTGGCGACCGTGCGGCGGTTCACGCCGAACACGGATGCCAGCTCCACGAGCGTTGCGCCCTCGCGGTACTGCGCCACCAGATCGTCGACTTGCTCCGGGCGAAGGAGGGTTTGAGCCATCCTAAGTGATCGCACCACTCGCCCCCTGGAGTCGGAAACAGTAGGCCCAGAGGAGCGCTGGTCGTGGTCGTAGAAGCCCCGTGACCTGCGCAAAGACAAGGTTTTCAGGTGTGGGCAGGGGTTCTCAAACTCTCTACGGAGGTCCACCACCGGAAGTCCCGGATCATCGGCAACGATGATCCGGGACATTCGTTTTTTCTGGCTACCTTCTCTTTGGTGCCGCGCATTTTCTGGGGATACAGAAATGGCGACTGCGGGGTGCTTTCAAGGGGACGCCTCGGAGTACTCAGATGCGGGTTATGTGCCAAAACGTGTGCTTTTTTGCGGCGTGTCATCGTCGTGAACGACCGGCCCAGCCCTGCTGAATCCCATTGCCGTCCTCAGCGCTGAACGCAAAGTCGTACAAAGCCGGCGCCCCACGATCCTCACTAGTAGCCTCGGCAGGCTTCACCGCTGGTTGGTAGTGCTCTTTCCTCACGAGCTCCCACGGGTCTTTCGGGTGTTCGGTGAGGAAGTAGAAATACCAGCCCAGGATCTTCATCGCGTACTCCGGGCTCGTCCCACGGTGTTGAAGCGCCCTGGGTTTCGTTCCGTGGTTAGACAACAGCGGACGCGGCCGTCAGGTGTTGAGTGTAGGTGGCCTCGACTTCTGCCGGGGTCCGGTAGCCGAGGTTCTCGTGCAGACGTCGGGTATTCCACCACTGCACCCAGTCCATCGTGGCCATCTCGACGGCGGTGACCGAGGGCCAGACGCGACGTGAGTGGATGATTTCCGCCTTGTAGAGGCCGTTCACGGCTTCAGCCAGGGCGTTGTCATACGAATCCCCGACGGACCCGACTGACGCGGTGACACCGTAGGCGGCCAGCGTCTCAGTGTAGGACAGACTGACGTACTGAACGCCTCGGTCCGAGTGATGGACCAGCCGTCCGGCCCGCAGGCGGGCCTCGGTGCTCAGCAGCGCGTGTTCCAGTGCTTGCAGCGGCAGGGATTGCGTGTGCAGGGTGCCTGCCACGGCCCAGCCGACGATCTTTCGGGTGCAGACATCGGTGATGAACGCGACATAGCAGAACCCGGTCAGGATCCGCACGTAGGTAATGTCCGCGACCCAGAGCCGGTTGGGGCCTTGCGCGACGAACTGGCGCTTCACCAGGTCCGGACGATGATCCGGCTCGACGGAGGGCCTCGTGGTGACCGGTTTGCGGCCTCGTCGTACGCCGGTCAGACCGGCGGCCTTCATCAGGCGTGCGACTTGGTCTCGGTCTATCTCCCAGCCGGCGCGGCGCATGGCATGCCACATCTTGCGATACCCATAAACGCCGTAGTTCTCAGCGTGGATCCGCCGCAGTTCCTCGCCCAGGACCACATCGCGCAGGCTCCGCGCCGAGACCGGACGGGTCTTCGCCGCGCGGTAGCCGCGGGAGGTGATGAACCCACACTCCGTCGCACCCAGGGTGCGGCAGATGGCCTCGACCCCGAAACGATCCTTGTGCTCGTCGATGAACCGGATCATCTCGTCGTGGGGCGGTCGAGCTCCGCTGCGAAAAAAGCCGAGGCCTTCTTGAGGATCTCGTTGGCACGGCGGGTCTCGGCCAGCTCGCGGCGCAGCTGCCGGTTCTCCTCCTCCAGATCCGACTCGCCGCTCAGGGCCACCACTGCAGGGCCGGACGACTCCGCCCTGCGGCACCAGTTCCGCAGGGTCTCCGGGCCACAGCCCAGGGACTGCGCCACGACGCGGATCGAGGCGGCTCTGGGCCCACCTTCCGCGACTTGTCGGTCAAGGACCATTCGCACCGCTCGGTCGCGGAACTCAGGGGTGAACTTCTTGGGCATGTACCGATTCTCCTTAGTGAGACTCGGAACGAAACCCAGGGCGCTTCACGTAGACTCCTACTTATGGACCTTCTAGACCTGGGGCGGATCATTGTCGGGTTGGTGCTGCTGGTGCTGGGCGGGGAGGTACTGGTGCGAGCGGCCTCCGCCCTGGCTCGTCGAGCGGGGGTCTCCTCCCTGGTGGTCGGGCTCACCGTGGTCTCGGCGGCCACGTCGGCGCCCGAGCTTTCGGTGAGTATCGGTGCGGTCCTGCGCGACGAACCCGGACTGGCGGTGGGCAATGTGGTCGGCAGCAACATTGCTAACGTCTTGCTCATTCTCGGCCTCTCCGCTCTAGTTCTGCCGCTGGCCGCGACACAACGGTTGGTGCGCTTTGATCTCCCCCTGATGCTTTCTCTGTCCGCGGCGCTGCTGCTGGTCTGCCTCGACGGGGTGATCAGCGCGGTAGACGGGCTAATCCTGTTCGGTGCCGTGGTCGCTCACACCGTGCTGAGCGTCACCATCGGCCGCAGAAGGACACAGTCCAAGGCCCCTGTTATGCAGCTGACTGAGGGTTCCCCGGGTATCGGCACCTCCGCCCAGGCCCAGAAACTGCCTGTGGCATCGAGCGGAAAGTCGATTCTGCTCGTGGTGTTCGGAGTTGCTCTCCTGGTAACCGGGGCCACGCTCCTCGTCGAGGGCGCGGTGAACACCGCCACCACGCTCGGGGTGAGCAGCCTAGTGGTCGGTTTAACCGTCGTGGCCATCGGCACATCTCTGCCTGAGCTGGCGACTTCCCTCATCGCCGTGCGCCGTGGCGAACGTGACTTGGCGATTGGCAACGTGGTCGGCAGCAACATCGTCAACATCGGAGTCGTGCTCGGGTTGCCAGCCATGATCTCCCTCGAGGGCATTCCCGTATCCAGCGCCGCCCTGGCCTTCGATATCCCGGTAATGTTGGCGGCCGCGATCGCCTTGCTGCCCGTAGCCTTCACCGGCTTCACGGTGGCGCGATGGGAAGGCGCCCTGTTCGTAGCCCTGTATCTGGTTTACCTTGGGTATCTCATCCTGGCTGCCACCGCACACGACGCACTGGAAGGATTTACCGCCGTGATGGCATGGTTTGTCCTCCCCTTGATCACAGTGACGCTGATCGCCTTCACCGCATACGAAATCGGGCTGCGTAAGGGCCGACAAGGCAGCGGCACAACCCCCCGTCCGTCCTGACCACGAGCCGCTGACTAGATCAACCCGGGCCTGTCAATACCGCGCGCCACCCAGGCACCAGATAGTCGCCCCCCGATCAGCGCCAGACCCAGTGTCTAGGGCGTGTCTCCCTTATGCGCGTAGCCAGGTGAGAATGGCGCAAACGGTGACGGCGGCGCGGTAGGTGATGGCGAGCTTGTCGTAGCGAGTAGCCAAGCCGCGCCATTGCTTGGCCAGGGCGAAGTACCGTTCCACGACGTTGCGCCTGCGGTAGGCCTGCCCGTCGACGGCCGGGGGTCGCCCGCCGCGACTACCCCGCCGTTGGCGGGCGGCGATCTGGTCCTTCTTGTCCGGGATGACCGCCCGGATCCGGCGCCGACGCAGTTCGGTGCGGATCACCCCGGTGGCGTAGGCCCGGTCCGCGATCACCGCCTCCGGTCGGGTCCGCGCCGCCCCGGGGCCGGGCCGGGGAACGTGGATCTCGGCCAGTACTTGTGCCAGCACGGCCCCGTCGTTGCGCTGACCACCGGTGACGATCGTGGCCAGCGGCCGGCCCCGGCCATCGACGGCGTGGTGGATCTTGGTGGTCAGTCCACCGCGGGAGCGTCCGATGCCGTGACCAGGCGGTTCAACCTCGGTCACCGGCAGTTTCTTGTGATTCGCCCCGACCCCCTGTTGTCAACGGCGGCTGAAAAGTGGACATTAATCGACGTCTGAAAACTGGACACTCTGACAGGTTCAGGTCGTGATGTTGGTGTTCTTCTCAAGGAGTTCCCGTCGGGTTCGTGTCCGATAAGACTCTCCATCGAGGGTGAGGACCTCTGAATGATGGATCAACCGGTCAATCATCGCTGCTGCAATCGTGTCATCAGCAAAGATCTCACCCCACCGGCTGAAGGGCAGGTTAGAAGTAATGAGCAACGAACCCTGCTCATACCTTGAGGCGACTAGCTGGAAAAACAGATTCGCAGAGTCAGCGTCTAAGGGCAGGTACCCGAGCTCATCAATAATGAGTAAGCGGTATCGTCGCAGGCGTTTGATTTCAGCTGCTAATCCTCCATGACGCTGATGAGCAACGCTAAGCCTGTTGATCCACCCAGCAGCGGTATCAAACAACACGGGATACCCAGACTGACAGGCCCGAATGCCGAGTCCGATCGCTAAGTGCGTCTTGCCTACTCCGGGCGGGCCAAGCAAAATCACGTTGTCAGCTTTCGGAATGAAACTCGTGGTCCCTAGATGCGCGATCAGATCACGGCGTAGGGTTGGCTGAAAATCAGGGTTGAAGTCCTCGAGAGTCTTCATCGCTGGAAACCGGGCGGTGGAAATCCTCAAGCTGGTGCCATTGGCTTCGCGATCAGCAACCTGACGTTCAAGCACGGCAGCTAAATACTCCTCGTGTGTCCATCCCTGCTCACGAGCGGTGTTGGCCAGTTGTTCCCAGACCTTCGCGATCGTGGGAGTCTTCATCGCTCGAGCTAGATGTGACAGCGTGGCCCCGATCTTCTCTGGATTGGTCCTCATACTGCCTCCTGTTCCGTCACCGGCGCCGGTGCAGCCGGTGCAGATCTCAATCCGAAGAGCTCGTCGTAGACGCTCAGAGGTCGATACGCGACCTCAGTATCGCGCCCGACAGGACGACGTCGGATCTGGTTGTAATGGGCTCGGAGCATCTTCGCGGTAGCAACATGACCGGGATCAGTGATCGTTTGCGCGGTGGCCCAACAACGGGGGTGATCAGCAACAGTCTCCCCATCACAGACCACGAGAATCCGTTCTAGGGTCGTGGTGACTTGTACCAGTCGCCCGATGTATCGGGGATCCACACTGTAGTCATTGGTATCGACACGAACGTAGTAGTCCCGGCCTAGTCTGATCTGGAAATTCAACCCGACAGCCGGTGGTGACGGAGGAAGCGCAGTCATAGCTGCTCGATCCTGATCAAGTACATTCACTGGACGATCTCCCAGGCTGCGCACGAGTCGTTGATTAGCGCGTGTCTCTAACCACGCTTCCATCTGGGCGTTGAAATCTTGGGGTGAGCCGAAGGTTCGCCCCGGCAGGAAACTCGTCTCGAAGAACTGGTTATTTCGTTCCGTCATGCCCTTAAACTCTGGGTCTCTGGCCGGAGCGATAATCATCTTGGCCGCGATCGTGCCGGCGAAGCCTTGGACTGCAGGCAGAGGCTTTCCCTTCGGTGCGATTGCTGCTTCACGGTCCCAGATCAATGACTTGCTCACAGCGCCAACGCCAGTGATCAGATGCCACATACCTGCCAGCAGATCCCCCGACTGTCTCGAGGGAATCATCCGAGCACGAAGGAATCTACTGAAAGTCAGAGTCATCACTAGCACCGGTAAGACGCGTACTTGGCTGAACCCCACCGGGATCTTCGGCTCGGGAAACCACAAATCGAACTGGGCAGCCTCACCAGGAGCATGCTCTAACCGGTCCGCTGGATCTACCCCGGTATACAAAGGACGGATCTGACGCACGCGATCTTTGAGGATCGTCATCGAATGCTGCCACTGCAAGCGTTCCGCGATAACGGTCGCTGGCATCCTCGGAGCGTCTTTAAGAAGCTTATGGATCTCTGGGACCACCGCATCTACAATCGAGCCCTTCGACGCTCGTTGATACTTCGGTGGCTCTGTTGACTCAAGAGCTCGATACACCGTGGTCCGAGAGACTCCCAATCGCTCAGCGATCTGCTTCTTCGGCATCTTCTCCGCACGATGCAGCCGACGGATTTCAGCCCAATCTTCCATAGTGATCATGCCTCCTAGCATGGATGAAACTGTCCAGTTTTCATCCGTCGCTACGTGCCCACTATTCACCCGTCGTCGACACCTGTGTCCTGGTCCGGGCGGGTCGTGTTCGTTGCGTGCTGATGGGCTCGGGCGATGGTGGCATCGACCGAGACGGCCCAGTCGATCATCCCGGCCGCATCGGCCTCGGCCAGCACCTGGGTCAGGACCCGGTCCCAGGTGCCGTCCGCGGCGTAGCGGCGGTGGCGTTTCCACACCGTCTGCCACGGCCCGAACTGCTCCCGTGGCAGGTCCCGCCACGGGATCCCGGTCCGGTACCGGTAGGCGATGCCCTCGACCACCCGCCGGTGGTCACCGAACGGGTGCCCGCGCCGGCCCTGATTCGAGGGCAACAACGGCTCGATCCGCGCCCACTGCTCGTCCGTGAACACCCGATATCGCGATCCCGTTGATCTCACCCGACCAGCCTGCCGCGAGCCTCA
It includes:
- a CDS encoding sulfate permease, encoding MFRVIWTLSVRTRDYLHRYMPSNRLLAAIRTRRGLKWGIPAMLVALPYFLVASICSGSAADGGPGWLHLIVLWACWNALKFIIMGPVSVALLIRARLREAAVRRHQRHDSRVEASLREPALRV
- a CDS encoding IS3 family transposase (programmed frameshift), coding for MPKKFTPEFRDRAVRMVLDRQVAEGGPRAASIRVVAQSLGCGPETLRNWCRRAESSGPAVVALSGESDLEEENRQLRRELAETRRANEILKKASGFFRSGARPPHDEMIRFIDEHKDRFGVEAICRTLGATECGFITSRGYRAAKTRPVSARSLRDVVLGEELRRIHAENYGVYGYRKMWHAMRRAGWEIDRDQVARLMKAAGLTGVRRGRKPVTTRPSVEPDHRPDLVKRQFVAQGPNRLWVADITYVRILTGFCYVAFITDVCTRKIVGWAVAGTLHTQSLPLQALEHALLSTEARLRAGRLVHHSDRGVQYVSLSYTETLAAYGVTASVGSVGDSYDNALAEAVNGLYKAEIIHSRRVWPSVTAVEMATMDWVQWWNTRRLHENLGYRTPAEVEATYTQHLTAASAVV
- a CDS encoding calcium/sodium antiporter, with amino-acid sequence MDLLDLGRIIVGLVLLVLGGEVLVRAASALARRAGVSSLVVGLTVVSAATSAPELSVSIGAVLRDEPGLAVGNVVGSNIANVLLILGLSALVLPLAATQRLVRFDLPLMLSLSAALLLVCLDGVISAVDGLILFGAVVAHTVLSVTIGRRRTQSKAPVMQLTEGSPGIGTSAQAQKLPVASSGKSILLVVFGVALLVTGATLLVEGAVNTATTLGVSSLVVGLTVVAIGTSLPELATSLIAVRRGERDLAIGNVVGSNIVNIGVVLGLPAMISLEGIPVSSAALAFDIPVMLAAAIALLPVAFTGFTVARWEGALFVALYLVYLGYLILAATAHDALEGFTAVMAWFVLPLITVTLIAFTAYEIGLRKGRQGSGTTPRPS
- the istB gene encoding IS21-like element helper ATPase IstB; the encoded protein is MRTNPEKIGATLSHLARAMKTPTIAKVWEQLANTAREQGWTHEEYLAAVLERQVADREANGTSLRISTARFPAMKTLEDFNPDFQPTLRRDLIAHLGTTSFIPKADNVILLGPPGVGKTHLAIGLGIRACQSGYPVLFDTAAGWINRLSVAHQRHGGLAAEIKRLRRYRLLIIDELGYLPLDADSANLFFQLVASRYEQGSLLITSNLPFSRWGEIFADDTIAAAMIDRLIHHSEVLTLDGESYRTRTRRELLEKNTNITT
- the istA gene encoding IS21 family transposase: MITMEDWAEIRRLHRAEKMPKKQIAERLGVSRTTVYRALESTEPPKYQRASKGSIVDAVVPEIHKLLKDAPRMPATVIAERLQWQHSMTILKDRVRQIRPLYTGVDPADRLEHAPGEAAQFDLWFPEPKIPVGFSQVRVLPVLVMTLTFSRFLRARMIPSRQSGDLLAGMWHLITGVGAVSKSLIWDREAAIAPKGKPLPAVQGFAGTIAAKMIIAPARDPEFKGMTERNNQFFETSFLPGRTFGSPQDFNAQMEAWLETRANQRLVRSLGDRPVNVLDQDRAAMTALPPSPPAVGLNFQIRLGRDYYVRVDTNDYSVDPRYIGRLVQVTTTLERILVVCDGETVADHPRCWATAQTITDPGHVATAKMLRAHYNQIRRRPVGRDTEVAYRPLSVYDELFGLRSAPAAPAPVTEQEAV